CCCGACCACCGGCGAGACGATCACCGTCGCCGACGGCCGGCTCCTCGTTCCCGACACCCCGATCATTCCATTCATCGAAGGCGACGGCACGGGGCCCGACATCTGGAAGGCGTCACAGCTGGTGCTCGACGAGGCAGTGCGCGTGTCGTACGGCGGGGCACGGCGGATCGAGTGGCTGGAAGTCTTCGCCGGGGAGAAGTCGAAGGCGGCCTACGATTCGTGGCTCCCGGAGGACACGCTGGCCGCGATCCAGCACTATCTCGTCGCCATCAAGGGACCGCTCACCACGCCGGTCGGTGGTGGCTTCCGGTCGTTGAATGTGGCGCTGCGGCAGCAGCTTGATCTGTACGCCTGTGTGCGGCCGGTTCGCTGGTTCGAAGGGGTGCCGTCCCCGGTCAAGGATCCGGCCGCCGTCGACATGGTCATCTTTCGGGAGAACACCGAGGACATCTACGCCGGGATCGAGTATGCCGCGCACACCGACGCCGCGCGCAAGGTCATTGCGTTCCTCCAGGACGAGATGAAGGCCCGCAACATCCGGTTCCCGGAGTCGAGCGCCATCGGGATCAAGCCGGTGTCGGAAGAAGGCTCCAAGCGGCTGATCCGGTCGGCGATCGAATACGCCTCCGCCAACGGCCGCACCAGCGTGACGCTGGTGCACAAGGGCAACATCATGAAGTTCACGGAAGGGGCATTCCGTGACTGGGGTTACCAGCTTGCGCGCGACGAGTTCGGAGCCACCGACCATGAAGGTGGCCCGTGGCAGATCCTGCCGAATGGCGTGGTGGTGAAGGACGTAAT
This region of Gemmatimonadales bacterium genomic DNA includes:
- the icd gene encoding NADP-dependent isocitrate dehydrogenase; this translates as MTNIAPRPPVFQHLTPPTTGETITVADGRLLVPDTPIIPFIEGDGTGPDIWKASQLVLDEAVRVSYGGARRIEWLEVFAGEKSKAAYDSWLPEDTLAAIQHYLVAIKGPLTTPVGGGFRSLNVALRQQLDLYACVRPVRWFEGVPSPVKDPAAVDMVIFRENTEDIYAGIEYAAHTDAARKVIAFLQDEMKARNIRFPESSAIGIKPVSEEGSKRLIRSAIEYASANGRTSVTLVHKGNIMKFTEGAFRDWGYQLARDEFGATDHEGGPWQILPNGVVVKDVIADAMLQQILTRPREYDVIATLNLNGDYISDALAAQVGGIGIAPGANINYVTGHAVFEATHGTAPKYAGKDMVNPGSVILSGEMMLRYLGWTEAADLVIAALSTTIGQKRVTYDFERLMTGATKLSTSGFARAVVENMAAAS